The Gemmatimonadota bacterium sequence GCCCGCTGACGGTCTGTCGCAACGCGCCGCGATCGGAGCTGGGGTCCAGGAACAGTGCCTCCAAGCGCCGCAGCCGCGCAGTAAGTGCCGCTTCGCGGGTACCGCGACCTCGTTGTTCTTCTTCCTCAACCGCCCAGAGCTCCTGTGCTCGGGGAAAGTCGCCCATGAGCACCAGAAGTTTGCCGAGCTGGGCCGCCAGTGATTCCCGTTCCAGCGGAGTGGGCTCGTTCTCGAGGGCCGCCTCCAACAAGCTGCGGGCTTCCACCCATCCACCGGTCGAGATGGCGGTCCGAGCGGCACTTAGCACATGGGCGTTGGCACGACGGCCTTCGCCCGCGGCCAGCAAATGGAGCGCGACATCGACGTCCGTGCCCAACTCGCCGTGATCAATCAAGGCATCTGCGATCCTCAGGTGCATTGCAATCCGTTGCCCCTCGTCCAGATCCTGATATACGGCCTCGCGCAGGAGTTCGTGTCGAAAGCCAATTCCCCTCTTGGAATTGGCGAGGAGCTGATGCCGGATGACTTCGTCCAGGGGAGCCGCGAGGTCCTGTGACCGAAGGCCGCAGACCTTTTCGACCAGGGAATACGGCAGGGGCTTTGCACTTGCCGAAAGCGCCTGGAGCAACCGACGGGCCCCCGCAGACAGCACCGACGTGCGAAGCCTGACGATGTCGCTTACGGCCTCCGACAATCCCGCGCGTTCCGCGACGGACCACTGGTCGGGGGTTGATTCCACGAGGTGGCGTGCGCACTCGATCGCGAGGAGCGGATGACCACCTACGGACTCCGCGAGGCTGGCGACCCTACCTTCCGCCGCCGCTCGGTCGGCATCTCCGCCCGTTCCGAGTTTGATGGCGCTTCGCATGAGCAGTGCGATTTCGCTTACGCTCAGCGGACCCACTGGCAGTTCCCGCGCCTGGGCGAGCCCAGGCAGCCCGCCGCGGAGCCACCGACTGAGCAATGCCTCGCGTTCGAGCTCTTCGGGCCGGATCGTCGCGATCAGAAGGAACCCCCCCTGGGTCCACCGTTCTCGGACGTATTGAAGGACGGAGAAGGAGGTGGCATCGAGCCAATGGAGGTCGTCGAGGACCAAGACCACTCGTCTGCCATCAGCCAGGATCTCGAGGAGGCGAAGGAAGGCCTCGCATGTCGCACGCGGCACATCCTCCGGGGAGTCGCCGAGTCCGGCGCCTGCCGCGGCGCCCTCCGCCGAAAACTCGGGGAGGAGAGCCAGGAGCAAGCTCCGCCAGGGCTCGGGAAGCGATCGGACGTGGCGCCCGATCCATGGCTGTGAAAGCGCCCCGAGCAATGGGCTCAGCGGTATGTTCCGCTCGAACTCTGAGCAGCGTCCCTCCAACACCCGAGTGGCAGTCGACCGTGTCCGGGCCAAGGCCTCCCGCACGAGGCGGGTCTTCCCGATGCCGCGTTCGCCCGTCACGACCAACGTCTGGAAACGGTCCTCCGTAGGACCACGAAGGACAGCACGGAGCCCAGCCAGCTCTTCCGCGCGGCCTACCAATGGCGGATCCGGCGAGGTCTGGGTTGCGAGCTCGGGAAGGGCGGGAGCTCGGGAGGCCAACTCCTCGAGTTGAGACAAGAGCGATGTGGTCTCCTCGCCCGGCTTCCACGCCGAGTCCGCAAGAAGCGCCGATTCGCGATACCCTGCATAACGTGCCTCCGCCTCCCTCACCTTGCCGGCGAGGGCCTTCGCCATCAAGCACCGCCGTAACGCAGACTCGTCGCTGGGACTCAGCCGGAGGGAGGCGTCAGCGAATTGCTCGGCGGCGGTCCAGTCCCCAAGCTCCTCGACCTCGGCTGACCGAGCGGCGGCGAGTGCTCGAACCTGGGCTCGGAAGTGGAGATCTCTCTCCTGGATCCATCTCTCGAGCTCCTCGGTCCCAGGTGCATCGAGCGAGGAAAGAAAGCCCCTGACGACGAGGTCCACGGCCGTGACCGGATCGGAGTCCCGTAGTGCCGCCGCCAGTTCGTCGAGATCGCTCGCGACGCGGTGCCCGTTGAGCACATACCTGCCCCCCGTGAGGCTGATCACTCGGCCACCGCCCATGCGCCGCTGGAGAAAGTAAGCGAGCTGGTTGAGGCGGGGTCGCAGCTGGTCGTCCGTGCCAGAGGGCCAGAGGAAGGAGAGGAGGCGGTCCCTCTTCGCTCCCTCGTCACGGTGCGCAGCCAGAATCCCGAGAAGAGCGCCCTGCAATGGCGAGAGGGGAACGGCCTGCTCATCCCGGAAGAGGATCGGGCCTCCAAATACGCAGACCCGAAACCGCGCTCGAGGCAATGCGCGACTTTCCGCCAAGAGGATCGTCTCCCCGCGATCGCATGAGGCTACGTACCGCGAATCAACTCGCGGCGACCCACTCCAAGATTTCTCTCGAAGGTCCTTGTGCGCAAAGCCCACGCTTTTCCCGTCGGCTCCGGAGGTCACGCCGCGGCTCCGTTCCGCTTCGCTTCGCTCTCGTCCGCTGGTCCGTCGGCGTCCCCTTCAGCGGGGTTCCCGACGGGCTCTTCCGGAGCCGCGGCGCTGGCCTCCATGGGGGTCTCTGCCCTCGATGGTGTCGGTCCTTTCAACGCCTGAAGCAGGCCCCCGCACTCTCGTTCGCGGAGCAACCAAGCCTCGAGCACCCACTCCCAGCCGAAGCGCTCACGGGCGAACGAAGGGCGAACGCCCAGGATCCGCTCCATCTGATTGCTGAGAGTGAATCCGTCGGGATAGCCCATGGAGCGGGCGATGTCGAATAGGGAGGCGTCGCTATTCTGGAGCCTCATGATCGCTCGGAGAACCCGGCAGAACTGGAGCCAATGGGAGGGGACCGGGAGGCCACGATCCTTGAACCGACGGCCGAGGGCACGACGGGACAGGTAGACCCCCCGCGCGACGGCAGAGAGTGTCGCAACGTTGGCCGAAAGCTCGATCATGCGCCTTAGGATTCTGCGGGTCTCCTGGTCGAGGTGGAGCCCACGCCAGATGAGGAAGTCGAGGATCTCTCCCGCCAGAACGTCCGGTTCGCGGCGAAGGAGATGGGCGATCTCTTCCGGGCTGGGTTTCGGATGCTGGGGAAGGATCGAGTGGGGGCGCGTGTCCTCGACGATCTCGAGGACGCGAGGCTTGAGACGGCGCAGTGAATCCGCCGCGGGAAGGACCACGAGAAGGGGGAGCCCGCCGGGCCTCGCCGCGGCGAACCGCAAGTGAGCGTCCGCTCTTCCCTGGTCCATGTTCCAGACCAGCCCGGCACCCCAAAGCACACCGGGCCTGGCCGGGAGAGCATCCTCGGGACTCAACTCCAGATAGTCACGATACGGAGGAGCGATCAGGGAAAATGCGGGAAGGCGCTCGGGCGGCATGGCAGGTTCCTCCAGGTGGGACCGTGAGTGAGTGCCAACCGAGGATCGCATGCGGAAATCAGCGTGCGCTCATCGTTGCGGCTCCCCCCTCGCCCCGCGAGGGCGCCCCAAATCAGAACGCTTGTTTTATTCTCCCCGCCTGAGTAGTCTCATGGCGTCCTTCAATCCACCCCTCCACCAGGGCAACTTCCGCGTTCATGGCCGACCCGCAGGACTCTCCGCTCGTCCGCGCGCCGCTCCAGGAGCGGAGCCGGAAAACCCTCGAACGGATACTGGCTGCCGGGTGGACGCTCCTCGAGGAGGGAGGCCCGGACGCGCTGACGGTGCAAGCGATCACCCGCCGAGCGCGCACGTCGGTCGGCTCCTTCTACGCGCGATTCCAAGGGAAGGACGATCTGCTCCGCTATATGGGAGAGGACGCCCTCGATAAGGCGATCACCGGCTGGACCGAGCTGAAGAGTTCGCTCGAGGGCGGAGAATCCGAAGCCGACTCCGGCGATGGCCTCCGCGCAACGCTCGAGCCGGCCGTGCATGGCCTCGGTGAGCTCTACCTCTCCGGCGAAGGTCGGGACCTCGCCTTCATGGAGGGGATCGAAGACGCGGCCCCCTCACGCCGCCGCCGCCTCGAGGACCGGGTTGCGAAGGAGCTCGCCGGCTTCCTCCCCGGAGACGGTCTCCGCACCGAGCTCGCGGTCCGCGTCCTCACGGGGACGCTCCACGATGCCGCGGTTCGCGCGCGTTCCCCGCGGTCCACCACCCCTTCGCCCTATCCGGTGCCGGACCTGCTCCTCTCGGAACTGGTCGAGCTCCTGACGGGATATCTGGGTGGGGAGGTGCGACCCCCACAGCAGCGGGACGTGGAAGCGCCGACGGAAGAAGAGGCGGACGCCACGGCGGACGTTTCAGCTGAAACGCCGGAGGATGGCGAACAGGCGGCGTCCGACGGCGCGGCCACGCCGCCCGACGACTCCGCGGCTCCCCCCGCCCCCGACCCCTTCGAGGTCTGGGGGTAACCCGTTACCCCTTCCGGGCCTCGGCGAGAAGCTCCTCCAAGTCGAGGGGGCGGCTTCCCATGAGAAGCTTTCCTTCCGCGTCCGCCGGCCATTCGTCCTTCGGCCGGTCGCGGTAGAGTTCCACCCCGTTTCCGTCGGAGTCGCGGAGGTAGATCGCCTCGCTCACTCCATGATCGGCCGCTCCATCCAGCTGGACTCCGGCGTCGAGCACCCGCCAGACGGCGCGCGCGAGCTCGAAGCGCGACGGATAGAGAATCGCGAGGTGATAGAGTCCCGTAGTTCCCGGCTGTGGAGGTGGGCCGGCCTCGCTTTCCCAGGTATTCAGCCCGATGTGGTGGTGGTAGCCCCCGGCGGAGAGGAAGGCGGCCTCCTTTCCGTACCGCTGCGTGAGCTCGAATCCGAGGACGCCGGCGTAGAAGGCGATCGCCCGCTCGAGGTCGGCGACCTTCAAATGCACATGCCCGATCGTGGCCCTGTCGGGAACTCGGTAATCCGCTCCGCTCACGCGCGTTTCCGGTCGAGAACCCTCCGCACCTCGCGAAGGAGCGTCTCGATGTTGAAAGGCTTCTCCAGAATTCCCGCCATTCCCTGCAGGTCACCGAAATCCGTGGCTTCACGCTCGTGTCCGGTGGTCAGGATGACGGGGGTCTCCGGGCGATGGGTGGCCATCTGGTCGGCGAGCCCATGTCTCCGCACCCCGGGAATCAGGAGGTCCGTGATGAGGAGATGGATGGGCGCCTCGTGTCTCTCGGCCACGTCGAGCGCCTCCGCGGCGCTCGCGGCCTCGAGGACCGCGTATCCATGAAGCTCGAGCGCCTTTCGAACGAAGTTTCGTACGGTCCGGTCGTCTTCCGCGACGAGGATCGTTTCGCTCCCTCTGGGTGAAGGGGCATACTCCCTCTCTCCCCCTTCGATCTCGTCCGGCTGAAGCTCGTACCTGGGGAGGAATATCGTGAAGCGCGTTCCTGTTCCAAGAGCGCTCTCCGTGTGGATGTAACCTCCGGTCTGCTTTACGATTCCGTAAACGGTCGAGAGGCCGAGTCCCGTCCCCTTTCCGAGCTCTTTTGTCGTGTAGAAGGGGTCGAAGATCTTTCCCATCGTCTGCTCGTCCATCCCTATGCCCGTGTCCTGCACCGAAATGGTGACGTATTCCCCCGGCTTCATTTCGAACGGGAGCGTGCGAATGTCGTTTTCGTCCAGCGCCACCGCCCCGGAGAAGACGAGGAGGCGTCCACCGGTCGGCATCGCGTCGCTCGCGTTCACCACCAGGTTCACGAGGACCTGCTCGATCTGCCCCTTGTCGGCGCGCACCGTCCCCAGATCGGACGCCATCTCGGCTTCGAACTCCACGTTTCCGCGCACGAGGCGCCGGAGCATTTTTTCCACCCCCGCGATGACCGCATTCACGTCGAGGAGGCGAGGCTGCACGATCTGGCGCCGGGAAAAGGCGAGGAGCTCCTTGGTGAGCCGACCGGCGCGGTTCGCGGCCTGGAGGATCTCGCCGAGGGTTTCTTGCGCCTCGGGGTTGTCGGGAAGGTCGGCCGCGAGGAGCTCCGTGTACCCGGTGATCGCGGTGAGGACGTTGTTGAAGTCGTGCGCGAGCCCCCCGGCGAGTCGCCCCACCACCTCCATCCGCTCTGCCCGGTGCATCTGTTCTTCCACGCGGCGGCGTTCGGTCAGGTCGCGTGCGGTGTGAACGAAAAGGTCCTC is a genomic window containing:
- a CDS encoding AAA family ATPase — encoded protein: MPRARFRVCVFGGPILFRDEQAVPLSPLQGALLGILAAHRDEGAKRDRLLSFLWPSGTDDQLRPRLNQLAYFLQRRMGGGRVISLTGGRYVLNGHRVASDLDELAAALRDSDPVTAVDLVVRGFLSSLDAPGTEELERWIQERDLHFRAQVRALAAARSAEVEELGDWTAAEQFADASLRLSPSDESALRRCLMAKALAGKVREAEARYAGYRESALLADSAWKPGEETTSLLSQLEELASRAPALPELATQTSPDPPLVGRAEELAGLRAVLRGPTEDRFQTLVVTGERGIGKTRLVREALARTRSTATRVLEGRCSEFERNIPLSPLLGALSQPWIGRHVRSLPEPWRSLLLALLPEFSAEGAAAGAGLGDSPEDVPRATCEAFLRLLEILADGRRVVLVLDDLHWLDATSFSVLQYVRERWTQGGFLLIATIRPEELEREALLSRWLRGGLPGLAQARELPVGPLSVSEIALLMRSAIKLGTGGDADRAAAEGRVASLAESVGGHPLLAIECARHLVESTPDQWSVAERAGLSEAVSDIVRLRTSVLSAGARRLLQALSASAKPLPYSLVEKVCGLRSQDLAAPLDEVIRHQLLANSKRGIGFRHELLREAVYQDLDEGQRIAMHLRIADALIDHGELGTDVDVALHLLAAGEGRRANAHVLSAARTAISTGGWVEARSLLEAALENEPTPLERESLAAQLGKLLVLMGDFPRAQELWAVEEEEQRGRGTREAALTARLRRLEALFLDPSSDRGALRQTVSGLRKEAESLGLQKLVGESMGLEVAVLDRMTRATEVRDVTAEASALVGKGDADARLQFLLVSMVDAVYGNPTKAAAMADEAIALASDLGNPDLLLRAYNWKIIAY
- a CDS encoding AraC family transcriptional regulator, whose amino-acid sequence is MPPERLPAFSLIAPPYRDYLELSPEDALPARPGVLWGAGLVWNMDQGRADAHLRFAAARPGGLPLLVVLPAADSLRRLKPRVLEIVEDTRPHSILPQHPKPSPEEIAHLLRREPDVLAGEILDFLIWRGLHLDQETRRILRRMIELSANVATLSAVARGVYLSRRALGRRFKDRGLPVPSHWLQFCRVLRAIMRLQNSDASLFDIARSMGYPDGFTLSNQMERILGVRPSFARERFGWEWVLEAWLLRERECGGLLQALKGPTPSRAETPMEASAAAPEEPVGNPAEGDADGPADESEAKRNGAAA
- a CDS encoding TetR/AcrR family transcriptional regulator produces the protein MADPQDSPLVRAPLQERSRKTLERILAAGWTLLEEGGPDALTVQAITRRARTSVGSFYARFQGKDDLLRYMGEDALDKAITGWTELKSSLEGGESEADSGDGLRATLEPAVHGLGELYLSGEGRDLAFMEGIEDAAPSRRRRLEDRVAKELAGFLPGDGLRTELAVRVLTGTLHDAAVRARSPRSTTPSPYPVPDLLLSELVELLTGYLGGEVRPPQQRDVEAPTEEEADATADVSAETPEDGEQAASDGAATPPDDSAAPPAPDPFEVWG
- a CDS encoding VOC family protein, which encodes MSGADYRVPDRATIGHVHLKVADLERAIAFYAGVLGFELTQRYGKEAAFLSAGGYHHHIGLNTWESEAGPPPQPGTTGLYHLAILYPSRFELARAVWRVLDAGVQLDGAADHGVSEAIYLRDSDGNGVELYRDRPKDEWPADAEGKLLMGSRPLDLEELLAEARKG
- a CDS encoding response regulator, which encodes MLDALRVLLVDDDAQMLRTLADVLELRGFTTATASTGKAAEEAARSLPEPPAIALVDLFLPDMDGIELVPRLRSVSPFTEVVILTGNASLESAVRAIRERGFDYLTKPVDPPVLIHTLERAGERWRRRRAEATLHRSEEQLRRLFYAIGDAVFIADREGRVHEGNPAALALTGYDLEELREKTLGALFRGATVRFGEEPAAITQASEGSIGEHYVLTKDGRTLRLEVRTAALSEDLFVHTARDLTERRRVEEQMHRAERMEVVGRLAGGLAHDFNNVLTAITGYTELLAADLPDNPEAQETLGEILQAANRAGRLTKELLAFSRRQIVQPRLLDVNAVIAGVEKMLRRLVRGNVEFEAEMASDLGTVRADKGQIEQVLVNLVVNASDAMPTGGRLLVFSGAVALDENDIRTLPFEMKPGEYVTISVQDTGIGMDEQTMGKIFDPFYTTKELGKGTGLGLSTVYGIVKQTGGYIHTESALGTGTRFTIFLPRYELQPDEIEGGEREYAPSPRGSETILVAEDDRTVRNFVRKALELHGYAVLEAASAAEALDVAERHEAPIHLLITDLLIPGVRRHGLADQMATHRPETPVILTTGHEREATDFGDLQGMAGILEKPFNIETLLREVRRVLDRKRA